From the SAR324 cluster bacterium genome, the window CCTTCAACGGATGTATCAGATAAAGATAGTCCTTTGAAATCAATTGCCGAGTTCAACACAATTTTGCTGTTTACCATTTCTGGTATGATGTTTTTAATATCTGCACAGGATATTATTACTTTGTATGTCTGTCTTGAACTTTCGACAATCCCACTGTTTGCCTTGGTTGCCTGGAATAAATTTTCAATAACATCTGGCGAAGCAGGATTGAAGTATTTAATTTTTGGTGCATTGGCATCAGGATTATTGCTCTATGGTCTGGGGTTACTTTATGGACTTTCCGGTGGAACAACCAGTATCCCGCAAATGGGGAAAGAACTCAGTTTTTCACCAGTTTATTGGCTGGCAGTCTTTCTGATACTTTCAGGAGTTGGATTCAAAATGACATTGGTTCCATTTCACTGGTGGGCCGCGGATGTTTATGAAGGAGCACCAGTTCCAGTCACCGCATGGCTGGCAGTGGCTTCAAAAACCGCGGGTTTAGCATTTTTATTTCAATTATTTTTTGGAATAATGCGGAATCATATCAGTGATCTTTCTGATTTAATGGCATTGATTGCTTTCATAACAATGACTTTGGGGAATGTTGTAGCCATTATTCAGAATAATATAAAACGGTTTATGGCATTCAGTGGAATTTCCCAGGCAGGTTATTTGATATTGGGATTTGTTGGCGTTTTTCCTGAAAGTGTTCCTTCAATGTTATTTTATATGTTAGTGTATGTTTTTACAAATTTAACAGTTTTTACTGTGATTTATGTTTATTCAAATGCAACGCAACAAAACAACATTACGGATTATCGAGGACTTTCAAGAACAAATCCAATCATGGCATTGGCTATGATGATGGCCTTGTTTAGCCTGGCTGGAATACCTCCACTTTCAGGGTTTGTAAGTAAATTTTTTCTATTCAGCATTGCTTCCAAAGCAGGATATCATTGGCTTGTGGCCGCAGCAGCCATTAATTCAACTATCTCATTATATTATTATTTGAAAATAGTTCGTCAGATGTATATTGAACCCGTATCAGAAACCACCCCTCCTGTTTTGATTTCCCGATCAAATTCAGTTTTATTGGCAGGAACAACTCTTGGCATTATAATTCTAGGGATTTGGCCCTCCATATACGAAAGTATATATTCTCAAACATCACAATGGTAACATTAGTTCATGGGCTATCAACGTAAGCCGATCCACTTTGTAAATTCAATGAATTAGAGAACCCATGCAAGGTTAGGCAGGACGGACAATTTTGTCTACAATTTTACGACCATCTGTATCGGGTTAAGTTGGTAGCCAGTTCATGTAAATCCTGAATATAAAATTGGGGAAATGAAATTGTTCTTAATATTATGTAAAATTGTTAACTAAAAAATAATGAGATCACCACTTATCTGCTCAGTCCCCAGCGTTAAAAAGTTCTGGATGAACGTGCATCTATTGGAGACGAATACTAAACTTTCACAGGCTCTCAACACACTTTGATGTAAAACCTTTGTATCCCACCTTTTTTATTTGATGAAAGAATTAATAGAACTAGAAATATTACAGATCCAATCAGAGTATGGCGAAATTAGAGCTTTTTTTGATGAGCGTCGTCGTTTATGGTGTGCGGCTCGGTCACGAACCTTCGATAGAATGTATCAACGAGGTGGTGTGAGTGCCGTAAGTCAAGCCACCGGTGTTTCTCGTCCGACAATTTATGCTGGATTAACGGAACTTCAGGAAACAGAACGTTTGGACGTATCACGAATACGCAAATCAGGAGGCGGCCGTAAAAGTGTAGAAACACATTATCCTGATATTTTGTCAAAACTGGAGGATTTGGTTGATCCTGATAGTCGAGGAGATCCAGAGTCACCATTGCGATGGACCACAAAAAGCACGCGCAAGTTATCGGATGAACTCAAACAACAAGGTTACAAATTAGGCTCCAGTAAAGTAAGACACTTGTTGCTTGATCTGAACTACACTCTTCAATCTAATAAAAAAACCATGGAAGGAGGAAATCCTCCAGATCGAGATGAACAATTTCAATATATCAATGAACAGGCTAAACGATTTCATTCAGAGGCGCAGCCTGTCATATCGGTAGATACAAAGAAAAAAGAGAATATTGGCGAGTTTAAAAACCCGGGTCAACAGTAGCAACCTCAAGGAAATCCAACCGAAGTAAATGTCTATGATTTCATTGATAAAGAACTTGGAAAAGTTGCGCCATATGGCATCTACGATATCTTTAGAAACGAGGGATGGGTTAGCGTTGGCATCAGTAGTGATACCGCACAATTCGCGGTCAACTCCATCAGGACCTGGTATCAGCAAATCGCCATAGAGAAATATGGCGCAATCAAAAAAATTATGATCACTGCAGATTGTAGCGGATCCAACGGAAACAGAGTTCGATTGTGGAAAAAAGAATTGCAAGGTTTGTCTAATGAAACTGGACTGGAAATCCATGTTTGCCATTATCCTCCAGGAACGAGCAAATGGAATAAAATAGAGCATCGAATGTTCAGTTTTATTTCTCAAAACTGGAAGGGCAAACCACTACTGACTCGACAAACTGTTATTGACCTCATTAGGGCTCGTGCGTAAATAACCTTTATAGTTTGAGAGATTCAGTCCTGATCATGTCCACAGGGGATATGGGACGAGATCCCTCCTGACGACACCATAGTGTAAATCTTATTCTTGCACGAGCCCTAAGTTGACGGCAAACGTATACAAGGTCTGATTCAAGATAGGAAGAGGTGTCAAGGGACAATATAATTGACCCAATATTGGACATTAATTTTGACCCACCTTGGGAAGAAAAATGCCTTCATTTTTTAGAATGAAAGCAATTTTCTGACAACAAGAAAAATTAGCGATTTTCGAGTTTTTGTTTGAGTCGATAGCTTTCGCCGCCCATCATAAAGATATGAGAGTGATGAATAATGCGATCGACAATGGGCACCGCGATATTTTCCGCGGCGAAGAATTCCCCCCAATTGGTAAAATCCTTGTTCGTGGTTAAAATCAGGGAACGATACTCATACAAGGCATTGATAAACTGAAACAAATTTGAGATACTCTGTTTATTAATGGGCAAATATCCCAATTCATCACAGAGGATGAGATCATATTTGAGGAGCGCGCTGATTTTATGTTTCAACTGCCCCTGGATTTCAGCCAGATCAAGAGTTTCCATCAACCCCATGGCGGTGAAGAAGGCGACTTTATAACCGTGATTGAGAGCTTCCTGCCCCAGAGCGATGGCTAAATGCGTTTTTCCAACGCCCGGCGGACCAATAAAGACGACATTGTGTCGATGCTCAATGAAAGAAAAGTCCATCAACGACGCGATCTGTTTTTTGGTAATGGTCGTTTGCGCCCGAAAATCAAATTCATCGAGGCGCTTCATGACCGGGAATCCCGCCTTTCGCTGGTTGAGCGCGACACGTTTTTGATTGCGCCATTGAAATTCCTGATCCAGCAACTGTTGAGCGAATTGCAGATAGGAAATCTGGTTGTCTTCGGCTCGTTGAATCAGGGACGACAGATTTTCAGCGATGCCGAAGCAGCGTAATGCTTTATAAGATTGGAGGACTTCCTCAAATTTGACCGGATTCATACGTCCTCCCGACCCAAAGTTTTTTGATCCAACCCGCGATAGAGTTTCAAATCTCTGGAAAGAAGATGCTCTTCCAGCGGCAGCGACAAGGGATTATTCATGGCCGCGGCCAAATAATCCCGAATATAACTCACCCGCAGTTCAGCTCGTTGAGTCAGGTCCTTGAGCCATGGCCGCAGCAGGGTCACCGAAGGATATTGTCCAAGCACAAGCTTCAATCCTGCCAACTGATCTTTATACAGGTCCGGTGTCGTTTTCCGGAGAAGTTGACACAAACTGGAAGCCAATTCATCCCCCAGAAGCGATTGCAGGGTTTGTTCATAGCGGACAATTTGATCCTGCCGGGAACGATAATGATTCAGATTCTTGATCACTTCTCCCTTGCGGGCGGATATCCGGTGTCTTGTGATCGGTTGATTGGAATCCGGCGCGTGAATCAACAACCAACCCTCTTCCTGCCTGACAAACACGGAGGATGACTGATATTGGCCTGGAACCGAATATTTGTTGGACTGCCATGAAATCAGCGATGTTTTGTCCACCTGACGGGTTTCTCCCAGACAAACCTGCTGTAAACATTTCGGACTCAAATAAGGTTTCATCCGTGGACGTTCCCGTAAATCATACACGTCCCATGGAACCTCACGGGTAGTGCCATGAACCCTCACATTGGCCACCGTTTTAAGCCAGTTCACCATCCGCTGCCGGAGATCTTCCACTTGAGCAAAGCTGTCCCCATAAAAGAAATCCTTCTGGACATACTTGACGCCGGCCTCCACTTTGCCTTTACTTTCAGGATCATAGCCCTCACAGGCTCGCACCTTGAAACCCGCGCTGTTGGCATATTGATGAAACCGCTGGTTGAGCCAGAGTTCCCGGAATTCTTCCTTGATCACCACCAGTTTGGTTTGATCGTAAACACATTCTTCCACCACACCGTCAAAAAAACGGAATGCCTGATCATGCATGGTGATAAACAGGTCGGTATTGATCGGCCGTAAACTCACGCTGACATACATCATTCGAGAATACGACAGGACAAACACCATAAAATAGACAGTCGTTGGTTGTCCCGCGATCATAACATCCCGCAGTTCACCGCCATCGACCTGACATTGAACACCAGGCACCATATCCAGTATGGGTTCATAACGCCGTCCAGGAATCGAGGGAAGTTCTTTGCTCAGACTTGCCATATAACGCCGAACACTTCGCTGGGAAATTTCAACTTCCAGACCATGGGTTTTCAGCTTTCGCAGCATTTTTCCCGAGGAAAGTTCAGGATACATCTCCAATAGATGCCGCATGTATTCCCGATGTTCATCCAGAACTTTCTCACGCTGAGGACTGCGCAGATACGTCGTGATCTCATTTTCCTTCATCCGCAGATATTTCCGTACTGT encodes:
- a CDS encoding ISAzo13 family transposase is translated as MDKELGKVAPYGIYDIFRNEGWVSVGISSDTAQFAVNSIRTWYQQIAIEKYGAIKKIMITADCSGSNGNRVRLWKKELQGLSNETGLEIHVCHYPPGTSKWNKIEHRMFSFISQNWKGKPLLTRQTVIDLIRARA
- a CDS encoding ATP-binding protein produces the protein MNPVKFEEVLQSYKALRCFGIAENLSSLIQRAEDNQISYLQFAQQLLDQEFQWRNQKRVALNQRKAGFPVMKRLDEFDFRAQTTITKKQIASLMDFSFIEHRHNVVFIGPPGVGKTHLAIALGQEALNHGYKVAFFTAMGLMETLDLAEIQGQLKHKISALLKYDLILCDELGYLPINKQSISNLFQFINALYEYRSLILTTNKDFTNWGEFFAAENIAVPIVDRIIHHSHIFMMGGESYRLKQKLENR
- a CDS encoding IS21 family transposase, whose protein sequence is MIYKIKALHDDGNGLSIHQIAEQLKLSRNTVRKYLRMKENEITTYLRSPQREKVLDEHREYMRHLLEMYPELSSGKMLRKLKTHGLEVEISQRSVRRYMASLSKELPSIPGRRYEPILDMVPGVQCQVDGGELRDVMIAGQPTTVYFMVFVLSYSRMMYVSVSLRPINTDLFITMHDQAFRFFDGVVEECVYDQTKLVVIKEEFRELWLNQRFHQYANSAGFKVRACEGYDPESKGKVEAGVKYVQKDFFYGDSFAQVEDLRQRMVNWLKTVANVRVHGTTREVPWDVYDLRERPRMKPYLSPKCLQQVCLGETRQVDKTSLISWQSNKYSVPGQYQSSSVFVRQEEGWLLIHAPDSNQPITRHRISARKGEVIKNLNHYRSRQDQIVRYEQTLQSLLGDELASSLCQLLRKTTPDLYKDQLAGLKLVLGQYPSVTLLRPWLKDLTQRAELRVSYIRDYLAAAMNNPLSLPLEEHLLSRDLKLYRGLDQKTLGREDV
- a CDS encoding ISAzo13 family transposase, coding for MKELIELEILQIQSEYGEIRAFFDERRRLWCAARSRTFDRMYQRGGVSAVSQATGVSRPTIYAGLTELQETERLDVSRIRKSGGGRKSVETHYPDILSKLEDLVDPDSRGDPESPLRWTTKSTRKLSDELKQQGYKLGSSKVRHLLLDLNYTLQSNKKTMEGGNPPDRDEQFQYINEQAKRFHSEAQPVISVDTKKKENIGEFKNPGQQ
- a CDS encoding NADH-quinone oxidoreductase subunit N, with translation MYLIFPEIITVITAFVVLFYDLFSKSKKQNVMNGIAIFGLGMSLVIVTNNLDNTGILFGERFIVDPVRSWFKIIFIISGIVLFLMCNGTPSTDVSDKDSPLKSIAEFNTILLFTISGMMFLISAQDIITLYVCLELSTIPLFALVAWNKFSITSGEAGLKYLIFGALASGLLLYGLGLLYGLSGGTTSIPQMGKELSFSPVYWLAVFLILSGVGFKMTLVPFHWWAADVYEGAPVPVTAWLAVASKTAGLAFLFQLFFGIMRNHISDLSDLMALIAFITMTLGNVVAIIQNNIKRFMAFSGISQAGYLILGFVGVFPESVPSMLFYMLVYVFTNLTVFTVIYVYSNATQQNNITDYRGLSRTNPIMALAMMMALFSLAGIPPLSGFVSKFFLFSIASKAGYHWLVAAAAINSTISLYYYLKIVRQMYIEPVSETTPPVLISRSNSVLLAGTTLGIIILGIWPSIYESIYSQTSQW